The following proteins come from a genomic window of Eubalaena glacialis isolate mEubGla1 chromosome X, mEubGla1.1.hap2.+ XY, whole genome shotgun sequence:
- the LOC133081760 gene encoding protein FAM47E-like, giving the protein MADKKWLLGPGPLEPMPLGMTCKPWYKDKLPSKCFAKHKKMLLKFPTSLDSRRWIFVKERLDDFRKGCPPCEDLITRSPKEGFLPVIAHRVPQHAPKKSQKKLPGEADLFSTLSPAQLAQKAFVEDIEAHLTKHPLALYPNLEEDLPADLLLKVLEVLDPDGKLEDTWAYCQGPRKRTKSPTKLRKKRPAKVYLEPPKKPPVSHPASLHHEDKKSSRKDSLTDPPVHREVPKAIRKSFKWVAAFGNLGIDEALITKPCEAGCEWPPAQDTVYMKKVTQVPSKVKYSIGLEKMEKIKLSREEGNWERKPQKPQNPYKPNSVEMRYGASYLKPKLWKKLVNDEPSIDPNVLLEDGSFRKKLPEHDILEDLYGTIAFKEFILSKGYRIPDIPERLFLRKGWKDDSVKTPIHKVIKISQNGDDAREDV; this is encoded by the coding sequence ATGGCGGACAAGAAGTGGCTGCTAGGACCGGGGCCACTGGAACCGATGCCCCTGGGCATGACCTGCAAGCCCTGGTACAAAGACAAGTTACCCTCCAAGTGTTTCGCAAAGCACAAGAAGATGCTCCTGAAGTTCCCCACCTCCCTGGACAGCCGGCGGTGGATATTTGTGAAAGAGCGGCTGGACGACTTCCGGAAGGGTTGCCCACCTTGTGAAGATCTGATCACTCGCAGCCCTAAGGAGGGCTTTCTCCCCGTGATTGCTCACAGAGTTCCCCAGCATGCCCCCAAAAAGAGTCAGAAAAAGCTGCCCGGGGAAGCAGACCTGTTTTCCACGCTCTCGCCAGCCCAGCTAGCACAGAAGGCATTCGTGGAGGACATCGAAGCCCACCTGACCAAGCATCCCTTGGCTCTCTACCCGAATCTGGAGGAAGATCTACCTGCAGACCTCTTATTAAAGGTGCTGGAAGTGCTCGATCCTGACGGGAAGCTGGAGGACACATGGGCTTACTGTCAGGGCCCCAGGAAAAGAACGAAGTCCCCCACAAAGCTTCGTAAAAAACGTCCTGCCAAGGTCTACCTGGAACCTCCAAAGAAGCCTCCTGTGTCACATCCAGCCAGTTTGCATCACGAAGACAAGAAGTCAAGCAGAAAGGATTCACTCACTGATCCTCCTGTTCACAGAGAAGTACCGAAAGCCATTCGTAAATCCTTCAAATGGGTTGCTGCTTTTGGAAACTTGGGCATTGATGAAGCGCTCATCACGAAACCGTGTGAGGCTGGCTGTGAGTGGCCACCAGCCCAGGATACAGTCTACATGAAGAAAGTAACCCAGGTCCCTTCAAAGGTAAAGTACAGCATCGGGCtagagaaaatggagaagataAAATTATCCAGAGAGGAAGGAAACTGGGAGAGGAAACCCCAGAAACCACAGAATCCTTATAAACCCAACTCGGTGGAGATGAGGTATGGTGCATCGTACCTGAAGCCCAAGTTGTGGAAAAAGCTAGTAAATGACGAACCTTCAATTGACCCCAACGTCTTACTTGAAGATGGGAGTTTTAGAAAGAAGCTTCCTGAACACGACATTCTTGAAGATCTTTATGGAACAATAGCATTTAAAGAGTTCATTCTAAGCAAGGGCTACAGGATACCAGACATCCCTGAGAGGCTGTTCCTCAGGAAGGGATGGAAAGATGATTCTGTTAAGACTCCTATACACAAAGTAATAAAAATCAGCCAAAATGGAGATGATGCACGGGAAGATGTTTAG